A genomic region of Christiangramia sp. OXR-203 contains the following coding sequences:
- the mdh gene encoding malate dehydrogenase: MKVTIVGAGAVGASCAEYVAIKNFASEVVLLDIKEGYAEGKAMDLMQTATLNGFDTKISGSTNDYSKTANSDIAVITSGIPRKPGMTREELIGINAGIVKEVSANLIKHSPDVTLIVVSNPMDTMTYLVHKTTGLPKNKIIGMGGALDSARFKFRLSEALECPPSDVDGMVIGGHSDTGMVPLTRLATRNSVPVSAFLNTDRLDQVSEDTKVGGATLTKLLGTSAWYAPGAAVSGLVQAIACDQKKMFPCSALLEGEFGLNDLCIGVPVILGKNGIEKIVEIELNDAEKNKMKESAEGVKKTNGLLDV; the protein is encoded by the coding sequence ATGAAAGTTACCATAGTAGGAGCAGGTGCAGTTGGTGCCAGTTGTGCAGAATACGTAGCCATAAAAAATTTCGCTTCAGAAGTAGTATTGCTTGATATCAAAGAGGGATACGCTGAGGGAAAAGCAATGGATCTAATGCAAACGGCGACACTAAACGGTTTCGATACCAAGATTAGTGGCAGCACAAATGATTATTCTAAGACAGCAAACAGTGATATCGCGGTAATTACCAGTGGTATTCCTCGTAAGCCGGGAATGACAAGAGAAGAGTTGATCGGGATCAATGCAGGAATTGTAAAAGAAGTATCTGCGAATTTGATTAAACATTCTCCAGATGTAACTCTAATCGTGGTTAGTAATCCAATGGATACCATGACTTACCTGGTTCATAAAACTACGGGACTACCTAAAAATAAAATTATTGGAATGGGGGGAGCATTAGACAGCGCTCGCTTTAAATTCAGATTAAGTGAGGCTCTTGAATGCCCACCATCAGATGTTGATGGTATGGTGATTGGCGGACATAGTGATACTGGAATGGTGCCGTTAACTCGTTTGGCTACAAGAAATTCTGTACCTGTATCGGCGTTTCTAAATACAGATCGTCTTGATCAGGTTTCAGAAGATACAAAGGTTGGTGGAGCTACCTTAACTAAACTTCTTGGAACCAGCGCATGGTATGCGCCTGGAGCAGCAGTTTCTGGTCTTGTACAGGCGATTGCTTGTGACCAGAAAAAAATGTTCCCGTGTTCGGCTTTACTGGAAGGTGAGTTTGGATTAAATGATCTTTGTATTGGAGTGCCTGTTATTTTAGGTAAGAACGGTATTGAAAAAATCGTTGAGATCGAGCTGAACGATGCTGAGAAAAACAAAATGAAAGAAAGTGCCGAAGGTGTAAAAAAGACCAACGGATTGCTAGACGTTTAA
- the gyrB gene encoding DNA topoisomerase (ATP-hydrolyzing) subunit B, producing MSEEAKKHNYSADSIQALEGMEHVRMRPSMYIGDTGVRGLHHLVYEVVDNSIDEALAGHCDNIKVTINEDNSITTEDNGRGIPIDLHKKEGVSALQVVMTKIGAGGKFDKDSYKVSGGLHGVGVSCVNALSEHLTATVYRDGQIWQQEYELGKPLYPVKPTGETDLSGTIVTFKPDPSIFQQTLEYNYDTLASRMRELAFLNKGIKISLTDKRNKEDNGEYVQDHFHSEEGLKEFIKFLDGNREPIISHVISMEGEKNDIPVEVAMIYNTSFSENLHSYVNNINTHEGGTHLSGFRRGLTTTLKKYADASGLLDKIKFEITGDDFREGLTAIISVKVAEPQFEGQTKTKLGNREVTSAVSQSVSEMLENYLEENPNDAKTIVQKVILAAQARNAAKKAREMVQRKTVMSVGGLPGKLSDCSEQDPAQCEVFLVEGDSAGGTAKQGRDRKFQAILPLRGKILNVEKAMSHRVFENEEIKNIYTALGVTIGTEEDSKALNLSKLRYHKVVIMCDADVDGSHIETLILTFFFRYMRELIESGHIYIATPPLYLVKKGQKKRYAWSEKERDEIAESYSGGVQIQRYKGLGEMNAEQLWDTTMDPEFRKLRQVNIDNGGEADRIFSMLMGDEVPPRREFIEKNAKYANIDA from the coding sequence CTGTGATAATATAAAAGTTACTATCAACGAGGATAACTCGATCACTACTGAAGATAATGGTAGAGGTATACCTATTGATCTACATAAAAAAGAAGGAGTTTCTGCACTGCAGGTTGTAATGACCAAAATTGGTGCCGGTGGTAAATTCGATAAAGATTCTTATAAAGTTTCCGGTGGACTTCACGGAGTTGGAGTAAGTTGTGTGAATGCACTTTCTGAGCATCTTACGGCAACCGTTTATCGTGATGGCCAGATCTGGCAGCAGGAATACGAACTTGGGAAGCCACTTTATCCTGTAAAGCCTACAGGGGAAACCGATTTAAGTGGAACGATCGTTACGTTTAAGCCAGATCCTAGCATTTTTCAACAAACTCTGGAGTATAATTATGATACTTTGGCCAGTCGTATGCGAGAGTTGGCATTTCTGAACAAAGGAATTAAAATTAGTCTTACCGATAAGAGGAATAAAGAAGACAATGGCGAGTATGTTCAGGATCATTTTCATTCTGAAGAAGGACTGAAGGAATTTATAAAGTTTCTGGACGGCAATCGTGAGCCAATTATCAGTCATGTAATTTCGATGGAAGGTGAAAAGAATGATATTCCTGTTGAGGTTGCCATGATCTACAACACTTCATTCAGTGAGAATCTGCATTCCTACGTAAATAATATTAATACTCATGAAGGTGGAACCCACCTTTCCGGGTTTAGACGTGGTTTGACAACTACACTTAAGAAGTATGCAGATGCTTCTGGTCTGTTGGATAAGATTAAATTTGAAATTACCGGCGATGATTTTCGTGAAGGACTTACCGCGATCATTTCTGTAAAAGTTGCTGAACCTCAATTTGAAGGTCAGACTAAAACAAAATTGGGTAACCGTGAGGTTACTTCAGCAGTATCTCAGTCGGTTTCTGAAATGCTGGAAAACTACCTGGAAGAGAATCCGAATGATGCTAAAACCATCGTTCAGAAAGTAATCTTAGCAGCGCAGGCTAGAAATGCCGCGAAAAAAGCCCGTGAAATGGTTCAGCGTAAAACTGTCATGAGTGTTGGCGGTTTACCTGGGAAATTATCTGACTGTTCCGAGCAGGATCCGGCACAATGTGAAGTGTTTCTGGTTGAGGGAGACTCGGCAGGTGGAACAGCCAAACAAGGTAGAGATCGTAAATTTCAGGCGATCCTTCCATTGCGAGGTAAAATTCTGAATGTTGAAAAAGCGATGTCTCATCGTGTTTTCGAGAACGAGGAAATCAAGAATATTTATACAGCACTTGGGGTAACTATAGGTACCGAAGAAGATAGTAAAGCTTTAAACCTTTCAAAACTGAGGTATCATAAGGTAGTCATCATGTGTGATGCCGATGTAGATGGTAGCCATATTGAAACGCTAATTCTCACTTTCTTCTTTAGATACATGCGCGAATTGATCGAGAGTGGTCACATTTATATCGCTACTCCGCCACTTTATTTGGTGAAAAAGGGGCAGAAGAAACGTTATGCGTGGAGCGAGAAGGAACGTGATGAAATCGCAGAAAGTTATAGCGGAGGTGTTCAGATCCAAAGATATAAAGGTCTTGGAGAGATGAATGCTGAACAGCTTTGGGATACCACAATGGATCCTGAATTCAGAAAATTAAGACAGGTGAATATCGATAATGGAGGAGAAGCCGACAGGATTTTTTCTATGCTAATGGGAGACGAAGTTCCGCCAAGACGTGAGTTTATCGAGAAGAATGCTAAATATGCGAATATCGATGCATAA
- a CDS encoding DUF6588 family protein, which yields MKNFKIIMLLLAVFNGGMAHAQSVPAEGQEIIDDLLFIADGFATPAAESAAYQATASWFTSAKALEPWKVDVSLHANALFVPSSKKEFTINNNDFSNLTIAGGGNGAVVPTAFGSDSDVMFNGNFLGQEFAFQAIEGIDTGALMYPFAQVSVGLPLGFQLGVRALPALEVSGSEFSTYGVGLKHNLSQYFGRRRTRDDDLEVAAIVAYDIFDVKYEFEQISVPNLLNLNLIDVSSGVWMAEVMASKKYENFEIFGALGIAQSDFEYEFGGSGLALNLVNDEISRLNDSQAQFKGDIGFNLYFNSFKVSAMATAGKYVNLNVGLHFIL from the coding sequence GTGAAAAATTTTAAAATTATAATGCTACTCCTAGCTGTTTTTAACGGCGGAATGGCACACGCTCAATCGGTACCTGCAGAAGGTCAGGAGATTATTGATGATCTTTTGTTTATTGCAGATGGATTCGCTACTCCTGCAGCAGAGAGTGCAGCTTATCAGGCAACAGCCAGCTGGTTTACTTCTGCGAAAGCTTTGGAGCCATGGAAGGTCGACGTTTCCTTGCATGCAAATGCTCTTTTCGTTCCTTCAAGTAAGAAAGAATTTACTATAAATAATAATGATTTTTCGAATTTGACTATCGCCGGCGGTGGTAATGGTGCGGTTGTGCCAACTGCCTTTGGTAGTGATTCAGATGTGATGTTTAATGGGAACTTTCTTGGTCAGGAATTTGCGTTTCAGGCGATTGAGGGGATAGACACCGGAGCTTTGATGTATCCATTCGCACAGGTTTCTGTTGGATTGCCTTTAGGTTTTCAATTAGGAGTAAGAGCTTTGCCAGCGTTAGAGGTGAGTGGATCTGAATTCAGCACTTATGGAGTTGGTTTAAAGCATAATTTGAGTCAGTATTTTGGTAGAAGAAGAACCAGAGATGATGATCTAGAAGTGGCAGCTATAGTTGCCTATGATATTTTTGATGTGAAATATGAGTTTGAGCAAATTTCTGTGCCTAATCTACTTAATCTGAATTTGATCGATGTAAGTTCAGGGGTATGGATGGCTGAGGTCATGGCTTCAAAAAAATACGAAAACTTTGAAATATTTGGTGCGCTTGGTATTGCACAATCAGACTTCGAATATGAATTCGGGGGTAGTGGATTAGCTTTAAATCTGGTGAATGATGAGATTTCCAGACTCAATGATTCACAAGCTCAGTTCAAAGGAGATATAGGATTCAATTTATACTTCAACAGTTTTAAAGTTAGTGCTATGGCTACTGCTGGAAAGTATGTAAATCTTAATGTTGGCTTGCACTTCATCCTCTAG